In Nymphaea colorata isolate Beijing-Zhang1983 chromosome 5, ASM883128v2, whole genome shotgun sequence, one genomic interval encodes:
- the LOC116254198 gene encoding asparagine synthetase [glutamine-hydrolyzing]-like — protein MCGILAVLGCSDDSQSKRVRVLELSRRLKHRGPDWSGIYQHGDFFLAHQRLAIIDPASGDQPLFNEDRSIVVTVNGEIYNHESLRESLGSHRFRTGSDCEVIAHLYEQNGENFVDMLDGMFSFVLLDTRDNSFLVARDAIGITSLYIGWGLDGSLWVSSEMKGLNDDCEHFECFPPGHLYSSKEGGFRRWYNPPWYSEGIPSTPYDPLALRKAFENAVIKRLMTDVPFGVLLSGGLDSSLVAAVTARYLSGTKAAKQWGTQLHSFCVGLQGSPDLKAAREVADYLGTVHHEFHFTVQDGIDAIEDVIYHVETYDVTTIRASTPMFLMARKIKALGVKMVISGEGSDEIFGGYLYFHKAPNKEEFQRETCHKIKALHQYDCLRANKSSSAWGLEVRVPFLDKDFINVAMDIDPEWKMIKPGRIEKWVLRKAFDDEEKPYLPKHILYRQKEQFSDGVGYNWIDGLKDHANAHVSDKMMANAKCIFPHNTPLTKEAYYYRMIFERFFPQNSAKLTVPGGPSVACSTAKALEWDAEWSNNPDPSGRAALGVHASAYKPQLPGNGFVGKPEPSVILSKKPNMVEVYAPSLTIRS, from the exons ATGTGTGGGATACTCGCGGTTCTTGGATGCTCCGATGACTCTCAGTCGAAACGAGTTCGGGTGCTCGAACTCTCTCGCAG GCTGAAGCACAGAGGGCCTGACTGGAGTGGGATCTATCAACATGGAGATTTCTTTTTGGCCCACCAAAGGCTCGCCATCATTGATCCTGCCTCTGGGGACCAACCACTCTTCAATGAAGACAGGTCTATCGTTGTCACG GTAAACGGGGAAATATACAACCATGAGAGTTTGAGGGAATCGTTGGGGAGTCATCGATTCAGAACAGGAAGTGATTGTGAAGTAATTGCACACTTG TATGAGCAAAATGGAGAAAACTTCGTTGATATGTTGGACGGAATGTTCTCCTTTGTTCTGCTGGATACCCGTGACAACAGCTTTCTTGTTGCTAGAGATGCTATTGGGATCACTTCCCTTTATATTGGTTGGGGACTTGATG GATCACTGTGGGTTTCATCCGAGATGAAAGGGTTAAATGATGATTGTGAACATTTCGAGTGTTTTCCTCCTGGCCACTTGTACTCCAGCAAAGAAG GGGGCTTTCGAAGATGGTACAATCCACCATGGTACTCCGAAGGCATTCCCTCGACTCCTTATGATCCCCTGGCTCTAAGGAAGGCCTTCGAAAAT GCTGTGATTAAAAGGCTAATGACTGACGTACCATTTGGAGTTCTGTTGTCTGGGGGCTTAGATTCATCCTTAGTTGCAGCTGTTACGGCTCGTTATTTGTCTGGTACGAAAGCAGCCAAGCAGTGGGGAACACAACTACACTCATTCTGTGTCGGCCTACAG GGCTCCCCTGATCTGAAGGCTGCGAGGGAGGTTGCTGATTATCTGGGCACTGTTCACCATGAGTTTCACTTTACAGTTCAG GATGGAATCGATGCTATTGAGGATGTTATCTATCATGTTGAAACATATGATGTTACTACAATCCGAGCTAGTACCCCCATGTTTCTAATGGCACGAAAAATTAAAGCTCTTGGAGTAAAGATGGTTATTTCTGGTGAAGGATCAGATGAAATATTCGGTGGGTACTTGTACTTCCACAAGGCTCCTAACAAGGAAGAGTTCCAGCGTGAAACATGCCACAAG ATCAAGGCTCTTCATCAGTATGACTGTCTAAGAGCAAACAAATCATCGTCTGCCTGGGGCTTGGAGGTTCGTGTACCATTTCTGGATAAGGATTTCATAAACGTGGCAATGGATATTGATCCAGAGTGGAAGATG ATAAAGCCCGGACGCATTGAAAAATGGGTGCTGCGAAAAGCTTTCGATGATGAAGAGAAACCTTATCTGCCTAAG CATATACTGTATCGGCAGAAGGAACAGTTTAGTGATGGTGTTGGTTACAATTGGATAGATGGCTTGAAAGATCATGCTAATGCACAT GTTAGTGACAAAATGATGGCAAATGCAAAGTGCATCTTCCCTCATAATACACCACTAACAAAAGAAGCTTACTACTACAGGATGATCTTCGAAAGGTTTTTCCCACAG AACTCGGCGAAATTGACTGTGCCTGGAGGTCCAAGTGTGGCCTGTAGTACTGCTAAGGCCCTAGAGTGGGATGCTGAGTGGTCAAACAATCCTGATCCATCTGGAAGAGCTGCTTTAGGTGTCCATGCGTCTGCATACAAGCCACAGCTGCCAGGCAATGGCTTTGTTGGAAAGCCCGAACCGTCAGTTATCTTAAGCAAGAAGCCAAATATGGTAGAAGTGTATGCCCCGAGCCTCACAATCAGGAGCTAG